From one Burkholderia pyrrocinia genomic stretch:
- a CDS encoding LysR substrate-binding domain-containing protein produces MKYHQLKAFVTVAEEGSIRAAARRLNVSPAALTKAVKELEIALGVSLVVRTARGVQLTAFGQQLQVRARLIVAEMQRARDDIEQAQGAMTGSVSAAITPAAAVTILPDAFRAFRRRFPVARVNLVEGFPGVALPRLHDGSLDFAVAVVVPELLAAEFDHAELYASRSLIVARNGHPLASATSLADLVDADWLMNPSPESSTQALFNSFVAYGLPVPARVVECPSFGLAHSLMTGCDLIASMPEQLLQGEWARDQLTVLPIRERLPAVSVQVVTRRDSPLTPAAAMLLDCLRDSARRKGLR; encoded by the coding sequence ATGAAATACCATCAGTTGAAAGCGTTCGTCACCGTCGCGGAAGAAGGGAGCATTCGCGCGGCCGCGCGCCGCCTGAACGTGTCGCCGGCGGCGCTGACGAAGGCGGTCAAGGAACTGGAGATCGCGCTCGGCGTGTCGCTCGTCGTGCGTACTGCGCGCGGCGTGCAGCTCACCGCATTCGGCCAGCAACTGCAGGTGCGCGCGCGGCTGATCGTCGCTGAAATGCAGCGCGCACGCGACGACATCGAGCAGGCACAGGGCGCGATGACGGGCTCCGTCTCGGCGGCGATCACGCCGGCCGCCGCTGTGACGATCCTGCCCGATGCATTTCGCGCGTTCCGGCGCCGCTTTCCGGTGGCGCGCGTGAACCTGGTCGAAGGGTTTCCGGGCGTCGCGCTGCCGCGCCTGCACGACGGCTCGCTCGATTTCGCGGTGGCCGTCGTCGTGCCCGAACTGCTGGCGGCCGAGTTCGATCATGCGGAGCTCTATGCGAGCCGTTCGCTGATCGTCGCGCGCAACGGGCATCCGCTCGCGTCGGCCACGTCGCTCGCCGATCTCGTCGACGCCGACTGGCTGATGAACCCGTCGCCGGAAAGCTCGACGCAGGCACTGTTCAATTCGTTCGTCGCGTACGGGCTGCCGGTGCCGGCGCGCGTCGTCGAATGCCCGAGCTTCGGGCTCGCGCATAGCCTGATGACGGGGTGCGACCTGATCGCGTCGATGCCCGAGCAACTGCTTCAGGGCGAGTGGGCACGCGATCAGTTGACGGTGCTGCCGATTCGCGAGCGTTTGCCGGCGGTGTCGGTGCAGGTCGTCACGCGCCGCGACAGCCCGCTGACGCCGGCCGCGGCGATGCTGCTGGATTGCCTGCGCGATTCGGCGCGACGCAAAGGGCTGCGGTGA
- a CDS encoding M20 aminoacylase family protein — MLQAVNPVIPGIAAIAPELVEVRRRIHAHPELAFEETLTSDLVAELLAGWGYEVHRGIGKTGVVGVLREGQGTRTVGLRADMDALPLAEATGLPYASRHANKMHACGHDGHTAMLLCAARHLAATRQFSGTLNLIFQPAEENFGGAKAMMDDGLFDRFPCDAIFAIHNMPGRAAGDMAFRTGAAMASADRVTITLRGVGGHGAMPHFARDPMSAAGSIMVALQTIVAREVDAQHAAVITVGSVQAGETFNIIPETVVMKLSVRALNADVRALLARRIEALVKGQAESFGVTAEVDYDYGYPVLVNHAEPTAFAADIARRMLGAERVETEAAPLMGSEDFAFMLEARPGCYAFIGNGIGSKGGCMVHNPGYDFNDDILAIGASYWVRVAEAWLAA, encoded by the coding sequence ATGCTGCAAGCCGTGAACCCCGTCATCCCCGGCATCGCCGCGATCGCCCCCGAGCTCGTCGAGGTGCGCCGCCGCATCCATGCGCATCCCGAACTCGCGTTCGAAGAGACGCTCACGAGCGATCTCGTCGCCGAGCTGCTCGCCGGCTGGGGTTACGAAGTGCATCGCGGTATCGGCAAGACGGGCGTCGTCGGCGTGCTGCGCGAAGGGCAAGGCACGCGCACCGTCGGGCTGCGCGCGGATATGGACGCGCTGCCGCTCGCGGAAGCCACGGGCCTGCCGTACGCGAGCCGCCACGCAAACAAGATGCATGCGTGCGGCCACGACGGCCACACCGCGATGCTGCTGTGCGCGGCGCGCCACCTCGCGGCGACGCGCCAGTTCTCCGGCACGCTGAACCTGATCTTCCAGCCGGCCGAGGAAAACTTCGGCGGCGCGAAGGCGATGATGGACGACGGCCTGTTCGACCGCTTCCCGTGCGACGCGATCTTCGCGATCCACAACATGCCGGGCCGCGCGGCCGGCGACATGGCCTTCCGCACCGGCGCCGCGATGGCGTCGGCCGACCGCGTGACGATCACGCTGCGCGGCGTCGGCGGCCACGGCGCGATGCCGCACTTCGCGCGCGATCCGATGTCGGCCGCGGGCAGCATCATGGTCGCGCTGCAGACGATCGTCGCGCGCGAGGTCGATGCGCAACATGCGGCCGTGATCACGGTCGGCAGCGTGCAGGCCGGCGAGACGTTCAACATCATTCCCGAAACCGTCGTGATGAAGCTGTCGGTGCGCGCGCTGAACGCCGACGTGCGCGCGCTGCTCGCGCGCCGCATCGAAGCGCTCGTGAAAGGCCAGGCGGAAAGCTTCGGCGTCACCGCGGAAGTCGACTACGACTACGGCTACCCGGTGCTCGTCAATCACGCGGAACCGACCGCGTTCGCGGCCGACATCGCGCGCCGGATGCTCGGCGCCGAGCGGGTCGAGACCGAAGCCGCGCCGCTGATGGGCAGCGAGGATTTCGCGTTCATGCTCGAAGCGCGCCCCGGCTGCTATGCGTTCATCGGCAACGGGATCGGCAGCAAGGGCGGCTGCATGGTGCACAACCCCGGCTACGACTTCAACGACGACATTCTCGCGATCGGCGCGAGCTACTGGGTTCGCGTCGCCGAAGCCTGGCTCGCGGCCTGA
- a CDS encoding DoxX family protein, whose amino-acid sequence MTPNQPFLASQRDVLLLLSRILLVILFVMFGWKKIIDFPGTIAFMGSEGAPAPIMSAAISVAMELFGGIAILVGFQTRPLALLLALYTIGTGIIGHHYWTMTGGEQINNMIHFYKNIAITGGLLALCAAGPGRFSIDRG is encoded by the coding sequence ATGACACCGAATCAACCGTTTCTCGCGTCCCAGCGCGATGTGCTGCTGCTGCTTTCCCGGATCCTGCTCGTGATCCTGTTCGTGATGTTCGGCTGGAAGAAGATCATCGACTTCCCCGGCACCATCGCGTTCATGGGTTCGGAAGGCGCACCCGCGCCGATCATGTCCGCCGCGATCTCCGTCGCGATGGAGCTGTTCGGCGGGATCGCGATCCTCGTCGGCTTCCAGACGCGCCCGCTCGCGCTGCTGCTTGCGCTGTATACGATCGGCACCGGCATCATCGGCCACCACTACTGGACGATGACGGGCGGCGAGCAGATCAACAACATGATTCATTTCTACAAGAACATCGCGATCACGGGCGGCCTGCTCGCGCTCTGCGCAGCGGGCCCCGGACGTTTTTCGATCGATCGCGGATAA
- a CDS encoding porin, which produces MRLKHFAWLIAAATPAAAFAQTSVTLYGRVDGGIEYLNHIATPNGSKSRWSAESGDWGTSMFGLKGIEDLGGGLSTVFNLETAFQVMNGQTGGGRMWSRRAYVGLKSDTWGQLQAGRNLFIDSDGVWEFDPFVQQAFSSASLVRGRNWQQSSNNIEYHSPVIGGFDVQAQYAFGNQSRGFNYGAADDFGRSDGIMISYHSPVLDVRGIYDELRDNNGKFSNIFTASREYFVGANVKVSKFKIQGAYTHYQAPDSPAGVADRADHYWLGATYTATPQWAVTGGGYYVKVGSGGGDASHDPSGHAIMYVLGTTYNLSKRTFLYGTVAYARNGGNSNFSLLATPRDATSGTSPLAGESQTGAYVGMMHTF; this is translated from the coding sequence TTGCGACTCAAACATTTCGCATGGCTGATCGCGGCTGCGACGCCGGCAGCCGCTTTCGCACAAACGAGCGTGACGCTGTACGGCCGTGTCGACGGCGGCATCGAATACCTGAACCACATCGCCACACCGAACGGCAGCAAGTCGCGCTGGAGCGCGGAAAGCGGCGACTGGGGCACCAGCATGTTCGGGCTGAAGGGCATCGAGGATCTGGGCGGCGGGCTGTCGACGGTCTTCAACCTCGAAACCGCGTTCCAGGTGATGAACGGCCAGACCGGCGGCGGCCGCATGTGGTCGCGGCGCGCGTATGTCGGGCTGAAGAGCGACACATGGGGCCAGCTGCAGGCCGGCCGCAACCTGTTCATCGACAGCGACGGCGTGTGGGAATTCGATCCGTTCGTCCAGCAGGCGTTTTCGTCGGCGTCGCTCGTGCGCGGCCGCAACTGGCAGCAAAGCAGCAACAACATCGAATATCACAGCCCGGTGATCGGCGGCTTCGACGTGCAGGCGCAATACGCGTTCGGCAACCAGTCGCGCGGCTTCAACTACGGCGCGGCCGACGATTTCGGCCGCTCGGACGGGATCATGATCTCGTACCACTCGCCGGTGCTCGACGTGCGCGGCATCTACGACGAACTGCGCGACAACAACGGCAAGTTCAGCAACATCTTCACCGCGTCGCGCGAGTATTTCGTCGGCGCGAACGTGAAGGTGTCGAAGTTCAAGATCCAGGGCGCGTATACGCACTACCAGGCGCCGGACAGCCCGGCCGGCGTTGCCGATCGCGCGGATCACTACTGGCTCGGCGCGACCTACACCGCGACGCCGCAGTGGGCCGTGACGGGCGGCGGGTACTACGTGAAGGTCGGCAGCGGCGGCGGCGATGCGTCGCACGATCCGTCGGGCCACGCGATCATGTACGTGCTCGGCACCACGTACAACCTGTCGAAGCGCACGTTCCTGTACGGCACGGTCGCGTATGCACGCAACGGCGGCAACTCGAACTTCTCGCTGCTCGCGACGCCGCGCGATGCGACGTCGGGCACGAGCCCGCTGGCGGGCGAGTCGCAGACGGGGGCGTATGTGGGGATGATGCATACGTTCTGA
- a CDS encoding MFS transporter, with product METSALPFAGTPADARAAAKKRRLIAAAAVGNALEFYDFTVYSFFAILIGKLFFPVHSSFGQLMLAVASFGVGFVTRPLGGLVIGMYADRAGRKKAMILTLLLMALGTAMIAVAPTFAQIGFAAPLLLVLARLLQGFASGGEVGASTTLLLEQAPQHRRGFYASFQFSSQGLAALAGALTGVALTSTLNAAQLESWGWRVPFIIGTLFVPLGYWLRRTVEEVPAAAPAAAHDEPVASLPLADVLRHHGKAVFAGLGVTIGGTSIHYIIVFYMAIYGVQVLHLPTWLSMTAGCVAGAILMLVTPIGGHLSDVYGRNRIVWWTRIVLMAAIYPAFIALNRWPGATSLLSIIAALSIVHAINVGATGAMLGELFPRAVRATGGALVYSVGVAIFGGFAQFFVTWLIAATGNPNAPAWYAIGCGVFTLLAIRCMDEKAGKSLD from the coding sequence ATGGAAACGTCTGCCCTTCCGTTCGCCGGCACGCCGGCCGATGCACGCGCCGCCGCGAAGAAACGCCGGCTGATCGCGGCCGCCGCCGTCGGCAACGCGCTCGAATTCTACGACTTCACCGTCTACAGCTTCTTCGCAATCCTGATCGGCAAGCTGTTCTTCCCGGTGCATTCGTCGTTCGGGCAGTTGATGCTCGCGGTCGCGAGCTTCGGCGTCGGCTTCGTCACACGGCCGCTCGGCGGGCTCGTGATCGGCATGTACGCCGACCGCGCCGGCCGCAAGAAGGCGATGATCCTGACGCTGCTGCTGATGGCGCTCGGCACCGCAATGATCGCGGTGGCACCGACCTTCGCGCAGATCGGCTTCGCCGCGCCGCTGCTGCTCGTGCTTGCGCGCCTGCTGCAAGGGTTTGCGTCGGGCGGCGAAGTCGGCGCGTCGACGACACTGCTGCTCGAGCAGGCGCCGCAGCATCGTCGCGGCTTCTACGCATCGTTCCAGTTCTCGAGCCAGGGGCTCGCCGCGCTCGCGGGCGCACTCACCGGCGTTGCGCTGACATCGACGCTGAATGCCGCGCAACTCGAAAGCTGGGGCTGGCGCGTGCCGTTCATCATCGGCACGCTGTTCGTGCCGCTCGGCTACTGGCTGCGCCGCACCGTCGAGGAAGTGCCGGCCGCTGCGCCCGCCGCCGCGCACGACGAACCGGTTGCGTCGCTGCCGCTCGCCGACGTGCTGCGCCATCACGGCAAGGCCGTGTTCGCGGGCCTCGGCGTGACGATCGGCGGTACGTCGATCCACTACATCATCGTGTTCTACATGGCGATCTACGGCGTGCAGGTGCTGCACCTGCCGACCTGGCTGTCGATGACGGCCGGCTGCGTCGCCGGCGCGATCCTGATGCTCGTGACGCCGATCGGCGGCCATCTGTCCGACGTCTACGGGCGCAACCGGATCGTCTGGTGGACGCGCATCGTGCTGATGGCCGCGATCTACCCGGCGTTCATCGCGCTGAACCGCTGGCCGGGTGCCACGTCGCTGCTGTCGATCATCGCGGCGCTGTCGATCGTGCACGCAATCAACGTCGGCGCAACAGGAGCGATGCTCGGCGAACTGTTCCCGCGTGCGGTACGCGCGACCGGCGGCGCGCTCGTGTACAGCGTCGGCGTCGCGATCTTCGGCGGCTTCGCGCAGTTCTTCGTCACGTGGCTGATCGCGGCGACCGGCAACCCGAATGCACCCGCGTGGTATGCGATCGGCTGCGGCGTGTTCACGCTGCTCGCGATACGCTGCATGGACGAAAAGGCCGGGAAGTCGCTCGACTGA
- a CDS encoding sugar dehydrogenase complex small subunit has product MHNDNTPHSRRDGDAAATGITRRQWLQGALALTAAGLTGSLALRALADDPGTAPLDTFMTLSEALTGKKGLSRVLGQRFLQALQKGSFKTADSLPQLAGALVSGSLNPDQEALALKILEAWYLGIVDNVVITYEEALMFSVVSDTLVIPSYCPNKPGFWADKPIERQA; this is encoded by the coding sequence ATGCACAACGACAACACCCCCCACTCGCGTCGCGATGGCGACGCAGCCGCAACCGGCATCACGCGGCGTCAATGGCTGCAGGGCGCACTGGCGCTGACGGCGGCGGGCCTCACGGGCTCGCTGGCGTTGCGGGCCCTGGCCGACGATCCCGGCACCGCGCCGCTCGATACGTTCATGACGCTCTCCGAAGCATTGACCGGCAAGAAAGGGCTGAGTCGCGTGCTCGGCCAGCGCTTCCTGCAGGCATTGCAGAAGGGCTCGTTCAAGACGGCCGACAGCCTGCCGCAACTCGCCGGCGCACTCGTGTCCGGCTCGCTGAATCCCGATCAGGAAGCGCTCGCGCTGAAGATTCTTGAAGCGTGGTATCTCGGCATCGTCGACAACGTCGTGATTACCTACGAAGAAGCATTAATGTTCAGCGTCGTATCCGATACGCTCGTGATCCCTTCGTATTGCCCCAACAAACCCGGCTTCTGGGCCGACAAACCGATCGAGAGGCAAGCCTGA
- a CDS encoding pyrimidine/purine nucleoside phosphorylase has protein sequence MTTATQFDNVSVVKRANVYFDGKCVSHTVLFPDGTRKTLGVILPCALNFGTDAPELMEVQAGKCRVKLDGSSEWQTYGAGESFSVPGKSRFDIEVLETLDYVCSYL, from the coding sequence ATGACCACTGCAACCCAATTCGACAACGTATCGGTCGTCAAGCGCGCGAACGTCTATTTCGACGGCAAGTGCGTGTCGCATACCGTGCTCTTCCCGGACGGCACGCGCAAGACGCTCGGCGTGATCCTGCCGTGCGCGCTCAACTTCGGCACGGACGCGCCCGAATTGATGGAAGTGCAGGCGGGCAAGTGCCGCGTGAAGCTCGACGGCAGCAGCGAATGGCAGACCTACGGTGCCGGCGAATCGTTCTCGGTGCCGGGCAAGAGCCGCTTCGACATCGAAGTGCTCGAGACGCTCGACTACGTCTGCAGCTACCTGTAA
- a CDS encoding GMC family oxidoreductase: MADTDTQKADVVVVGSGVAGAIVAHQLAMAGKSVILLEAGPRMPRWEIVERFRNQLDKTDFMAPYPSSPWAPHPEYGPPNDYLVLKGEHKFNSQYIRAVGGTTWHWAASAWRFIPNDFKMKTVYGVGRDWPIQYDDLEHYYQRAEEELGVWGPGPEEDLYSPRKEPYPMPPLPLSFNEQTIKSALNGYDPKFHVVTEPVARNSRPYDGRPTCCGNNNCMPICPIGAMYNGIVHVEKAEQAGAKLIENAVVYKLETGPDKRITAAVYKDKSGADHRVEGKYFVVAANGIETPKILLMSANRDFPNGVANSSDMVGRNLMDHPGTGVSFYANEKLWPGRGPQEMTSLIGFRDGPFRATEAAKKIHLSNMSRINQETQKIFKGGKLMKPEELDAQIRDRSARYVQFDCFHEILPQPENRIVPSKTATDAIGIPRPEITYAIDDYVKRGAVHTREVYATAAKVLGGTEVVFNDEFAPNNHITGATIMGADARDSVVDKDCRTFDHPNLFISSSSTMPTVGTVNVTLTIAALALRMSDTLKKEV; encoded by the coding sequence ATGGCCGATACCGATACGCAAAAGGCCGACGTCGTCGTCGTCGGCTCGGGTGTCGCAGGCGCGATCGTGGCACACCAGCTCGCGATGGCGGGCAAGTCGGTGATCCTGCTGGAAGCCGGCCCGCGCATGCCGCGCTGGGAAATCGTCGAGCGCTTTCGCAACCAGCTCGACAAGACCGATTTCATGGCGCCGTACCCGTCGAGCCCGTGGGCGCCGCATCCGGAATACGGCCCGCCGAACGACTACCTGGTCCTGAAGGGCGAGCACAAGTTCAACTCGCAGTACATCCGCGCGGTGGGCGGCACGACGTGGCACTGGGCCGCGTCGGCGTGGCGCTTCATCCCGAACGACTTCAAGATGAAGACCGTGTACGGCGTCGGCCGCGACTGGCCGATCCAGTACGATGACCTCGAGCATTACTACCAGCGCGCGGAGGAAGAACTCGGCGTGTGGGGCCCGGGCCCCGAGGAAGACCTGTACTCGCCGCGCAAGGAGCCGTACCCGATGCCGCCGCTGCCGTTGTCGTTCAACGAGCAGACGATCAAGAGCGCGCTCAACGGTTATGACCCGAAGTTCCACGTGGTGACCGAGCCGGTCGCGCGCAACAGCCGCCCGTACGACGGCCGGCCAACCTGTTGCGGGAACAACAATTGCATGCCGATCTGCCCGATCGGCGCGATGTACAACGGGATCGTGCACGTCGAGAAGGCCGAGCAGGCCGGCGCGAAGCTGATCGAGAACGCGGTCGTCTACAAGCTCGAGACCGGGCCGGACAAGCGCATTACCGCGGCGGTCTACAAGGACAAGTCGGGCGCCGACCATCGCGTCGAAGGCAAGTACTTCGTGGTGGCCGCGAACGGCATCGAGACGCCGAAGATCCTGTTGATGTCGGCGAACCGCGATTTCCCGAACGGCGTCGCGAACAGCTCCGACATGGTCGGCCGCAACCTGATGGACCACCCGGGCACCGGCGTGTCGTTCTACGCGAACGAGAAGCTGTGGCCGGGCCGCGGCCCGCAGGAGATGACGTCGCTGATCGGTTTCCGCGACGGCCCGTTCCGCGCGACCGAAGCCGCGAAGAAGATCCACCTGTCGAACATGTCGCGCATCAACCAGGAGACGCAGAAGATCTTCAAGGGCGGCAAGCTGATGAAGCCCGAGGAGCTCGACGCGCAGATTCGCGACCGTTCCGCGCGCTACGTGCAGTTCGACTGCTTCCACGAAATCCTGCCGCAACCCGAGAACCGCATCGTGCCGAGCAAGACGGCCACCGACGCGATCGGCATCCCGCGCCCCGAGATCACGTACGCGATCGACGACTACGTGAAGCGCGGCGCCGTGCACACGCGCGAGGTCTACGCGACGGCCGCGAAGGTGCTGGGCGGCACCGAAGTCGTCTTCAACGACGAGTTCGCGCCGAACAACCACATCACGGGCGCGACGATCATGGGCGCGGATGCACGCGACTCGGTCGTCGACAAGGACTGCCGCACGTTCGACCATCCGAACCTGTTCATATCGAGCAGCTCGACGATGCCGACCGTCGGTACGGTGAACGTGACGCTGACGATCGCGGCGCTCGCGCTGCGGATGTCGGACACGCTGAAGAAGGAAGTCTGA
- a CDS encoding cysteine hydrolase family protein, which yields MSEVLSPQRALLVVDMQVGLFHGPDRPHDGARVLANINRLIGRAHDAGAPVFAVRHTGPTGSPIAPDSPLAALLPELAIDPARDTVFDKTRPSCFAGTRLAEWLRAANIGELVVTGMKTQYCVDTTCRAAADLGFRAVLVTDAHTCMDTPALPAERIVAHHNATLDGPFATLMTTEACWF from the coding sequence ATGTCCGAAGTCCTTTCCCCGCAACGCGCACTGCTCGTCGTCGACATGCAGGTCGGGCTGTTCCATGGCCCGGATCGCCCGCATGACGGCGCGCGCGTGCTCGCCAACATCAATCGGCTGATTGGCCGCGCGCACGACGCCGGCGCGCCCGTGTTCGCGGTGCGCCATACCGGTCCCACCGGTTCGCCGATCGCGCCCGATTCGCCGCTCGCCGCGCTGCTGCCGGAACTCGCGATCGATCCCGCGCGCGACACCGTGTTCGACAAGACCCGCCCGAGCTGCTTCGCGGGCACGCGCCTCGCCGAATGGCTTCGCGCGGCCAACATCGGCGAACTCGTCGTCACCGGCATGAAGACGCAGTACTGCGTCGATACGACTTGTCGCGCCGCCGCCGATCTCGGCTTTCGCGCTGTGCTCGTGACCGACGCGCACACCTGCATGGACACGCCGGCACTGCCGGCCGAGCGGATCGTTGCGCATCACAATGCGACGCTCGATGGCCCGTTCGCGACGCTGATGACGACTGAGGCTTGCTGGTTCTGA
- a CDS encoding c-type cytochrome, whose protein sequence is MRKSTLTFLLAGCLALPGLARAADAADPAQVKRGEYLAIAGDCMACHTAKGGKPFAGGLGMPVPLLGKIYTSNITPDPDTGIGNWTFDDFERAVRHGVSKNGDNLYPAMPYVSYAKIDDDDVQALYAYFMHGVEPVKQAPPKNEIPALLSMRWPLKIWNWLFLKDGVYQPKPAQSAEWNRGAYLVQGLAHCSTCHTPRGIAMQEKSLDESGGGFLSGSVLAGWDGYNITSDPNAGIGGWTQQQLVQYLRTGSVPGVAQAAGPMAEAIEHSFSKMTEADIGAISTYIRTVPAVASGDAKQSRSSWGKPAEDGLKLRGVALTSSGIDPARLYLGNCATCHQMQGKGTPDGYYPPLFHNSTVGAPNPTNLVQVILNGVQRKAGSEDVGMPAFRHELSDAQIAALTNYLTGQFGNPAAKVTDQDVAKLR, encoded by the coding sequence GTGCGGAAATCTACTCTCACCTTCCTCCTCGCCGGCTGCCTCGCGCTGCCGGGTCTCGCGCGCGCGGCCGACGCGGCCGATCCGGCGCAGGTCAAGCGCGGCGAATACCTCGCGATCGCGGGCGACTGCATGGCGTGCCACACCGCGAAGGGCGGCAAGCCGTTCGCGGGCGGCCTCGGGATGCCCGTGCCGCTGCTCGGCAAGATCTACACGAGCAACATCACGCCCGATCCCGATACGGGCATCGGCAACTGGACGTTCGACGATTTCGAGCGCGCGGTACGTCATGGCGTGTCGAAGAACGGCGACAACCTGTACCCGGCGATGCCGTACGTGTCGTACGCGAAGATCGACGACGACGACGTGCAGGCGCTGTATGCGTACTTCATGCACGGCGTCGAACCGGTCAAGCAGGCGCCGCCGAAGAACGAGATCCCCGCGCTGCTGAGCATGCGCTGGCCGCTGAAGATCTGGAACTGGCTGTTCCTGAAGGATGGCGTGTACCAGCCGAAGCCGGCGCAGAGTGCCGAGTGGAACCGCGGCGCGTACCTCGTGCAGGGCCTCGCGCACTGCAGCACGTGCCACACGCCGCGCGGCATCGCGATGCAGGAGAAGTCGCTCGACGAGTCGGGCGGCGGTTTCCTGTCGGGCTCGGTGCTCGCGGGCTGGGACGGCTACAACATCACGTCCGACCCGAACGCGGGGATCGGCGGCTGGACGCAGCAGCAGCTCGTCCAGTACCTGCGCACCGGCAGCGTGCCGGGCGTCGCGCAGGCGGCCGGCCCGATGGCCGAGGCGATCGAGCACAGCTTCTCGAAGATGACGGAAGCCGACATCGGCGCAATCTCGACGTACATCCGCACGGTGCCGGCCGTCGCCAGCGGCGACGCGAAGCAGTCGCGCTCGTCGTGGGGCAAGCCGGCCGAGGACGGCCTGAAGCTGCGCGGTGTCGCGCTCACGTCGTCGGGCATCGATCCGGCGCGGCTCTACCTCGGCAACTGCGCGACCTGCCACCAGATGCAGGGCAAGGGCACGCCGGACGGTTATTACCCGCCGCTGTTCCACAACTCGACGGTCGGCGCACCGAATCCGACCAACCTCGTGCAGGTGATCCTGAACGGCGTGCAGCGCAAGGCCGGCAGCGAGGACGTCGGGATGCCGGCGTTCCGCCACGAGCTGTCGGATGCGCAGATCGCCGCGCTGACGAACTACCTGACCGGGCAGTTCGGCAATCCGGCCGCGAAGGTGACCGATCAGGACGTCGCGAAGCTGCGTTGA